The window CGAAGTCGATCCTGAGCACGAATGGCGCAGCGACAGACCGACGCCGCCGACGGGAGCGCCACCGATCGCCTCGGCGACCGGTCGTACCGGCCCGCAGCCGAGGGGAACAGATGAACTGGCTACGAACGATCTGGAGGCGTCGCGTGACGGGTCGACCGGATCAGTACCAGGCCTACGTCTCGTTCCCCGGGGGGACGGACGGGCCGTCCGTCGGCGCGGTCCACGACCGGATCGAGGACCTGGAGTACCTCTTCGAGGGCCGACTCGACGTCGTGCCCCAACTGCGCGGGATCGCCGTCGACACCGACCGCGTCCCGGCCGCCCACTTCGACGCGGACGCCTTCGACGCGATCCTCGACCGGATCGAGGACGCGTACGCCGACTCCCACCGCCTCGCGCGACTCGAGAAGTGGCGATCGATCGACGGACGGGTCGTTCGATCCTCCGTGGTCGTACCGGTCCGTCCGCTGTTTCGGACGGGCGGGGAGAAGTCCGAATCCGACGCGTCGCCGGCGGAGTGACGGGACGAGCGGGTTCGTCACCGGCCAGCGGTCGCGTCAGGTCGGACCGACTCAGTCGTCCTCGGCGCCCGAACCGGGACCGGGACCGGGTTCGCGGTCGGGTCCGGGGGACTCGCTCGTACTCTGCCGTCCGCCGGTTCCGGTTCCGCTCTCGCCGGACCCAGCAATACTCGCGCGACCCATCCAGCGGTCGATGTTCTCGGCGACGTAGTCCTTGCCGCCCCACCCGAAGGCGACGCCGGCACCGATCGCGACGGCGGCCGCCAGGCCCCAGGCCAGCGCCCGCGCGAAGACGTACAGGATGCCCACGTCGATCCCCATCGTGTCGAGGCCGATGACGATCGCCGTGAAGTAGAGGAACATCCGTGCGCCGTCCGCGAACCAACTGGTGTAGGCCGTCTCCGTCGCCGCCCGGGTCCGCTCGATCACGTCGCCGATGAAGTCGGCCAGTATGAACCCGAGGACGATGACGAGCAGGCCCGCGATGAGGGCAGGCAGGTAAGCGACGGCGGTCGAGATCCACTCGGAGAGCGTCGGGATCGCGAGAGCATTCGCGGCCGCGAGGACGGCGAGGCCGTAGACCAGCCACTTTCCGAGTTTTCCGAACGCTTTCGAGATGGCCCGTTCCGTGCCGCCAAGTATCCGCCCGAGCGGCGTCTCGAGGACCATCCGGTCGAGTTCGATGCCGTCGGCGATCCCGCGGACGAGTCGCGCGACGAGTCGGCCGACGATCCAGCCGACGAAGAGGATGACCAGCGCTCCGACGATCCGGGGCAGGAACGTGAGCAGTTCCGCAACCGGCTCCTGCAACCATTCGGGGACCTGTACCTGTTGTGCGGGTTGAATTCGTACCATACGACCGGTACTATCTCCAGCCCACGGTTCACTATTTTGCATGAGAGATAATGTGGTGAAAGAAAACGTCGAGCACGATCGACGACATAATCTGGAAATCGCCTGTTACGACGAATGTTCAGGCCAGCACACTCTGGAGGACGTAAACGGATGCCGGATTTCAGGTTGCGAACCGGCAGTATCTACTCGACGACTGACCCGGTGACCGAGCGCGGGTAACACCGAATTGGGTCGGCCCGTTGCCGGTCGGCCGGTAGCCCACGCTCGAGGGGAGTCAGCCCAGAGATCACCGATTCGACCCGAAATACCACCGTGCGGATCATATCACCGAGGGTAGACGTGGGGGCGGAAGGGAGCGAGAAGCGACCACCGGATCCGGTATGAATGGGCGGCCAGCGGCAGCAAGCGACCGTCTCGCGGTCGCTAAACGCCTCAGAACGCTCGCTTGATCTTCTCGAAGAATCCCTCGTTGACCTCGATCTCGTCGCCGCCAGCCTCGGCGAAGGCCTCGAGTGCCTCGCGCTGTTCCTCGTTCAGGCTCTCGGGGGTGACGACCTGGACCTGCACGTAGAGGTCGCCCTGGCCACGCCCGCGCAGGCGGGGCATCCCCTTGCCCTCGAGGCGGAACGTCTCGCCGCTCTGGGTGCCCGCGGGGATCTCGAACTCGGCCGCGCCGTCGAGCGTCGGGACCTCGACCGTGTCGCCGAACGTCGCCTGCGGGAACGAGATGGGAAGGCGGTAGCGCAGGTCGTCGCCCTCGCGTTCGAACTCCTCGTGTTCGCGGATCGAGACGTCGATCAGCAGGTCGCCTTTCGGACCGCCGTCGGGGCTGGGCGCGCCCTCGCGTTCCATCCGCAGGGTCTGGCCGTCCTGAATGCCGGCCGGCACCTCCACCGTCAGGGTCGTCTCGTTGCGGACGTACCCTTCGCCGCGACACTCGCTGCAGGTCTCGGAGTAGATCGTCCCCTCACCTTCACAGCGGCGACAGGTGGTCGTCTGCTGGACCCGGCCGAGCGGCGTCTGCTGGACCTGGCGCTTCTGGCCGCGACCCTGACACTCCGGACAGGTTCGGGAGTCGGCGTCCGGGGGATGGCCCTCGCCGTTACACGCGTCACAGGCCTCGGGACGCTCGATCGTGAACTGCTTCTCGACGCCCTCGAAGGCTTCCTCCAGGTCGATCTCGAGTTCCGTTCGGAGGTCCTGGCCCTTGCGCTGGCGGCGTCGGCCGCGGCCCGCGCCGCCGCCGAAGACCTGCTCGAAGATATCGCCGAGGCCGCCGCCCATGCCGCCACCGCCCATGCCGCCGAAGGGGTCGCCGCCCATGCCACCTGCGCCGCCTTCGCCGGCGTCGAAGCCGTGTTTCTCGGCCTGTTCGTAGCGATCGTGGCCCATCCGGTCGTAGGCCTTGCGCTTCTCCTCGTCGGTCAGGACCTTCTTGGCCTTCTGTATCTTCTTGAACTTCTCCTCGGCGTCGGGATCGTCGCTGACGTCCGGGTGGTATTCCGTGGCCTTCTCCCGGTAGGCCTTCTTGATCTCCTCGGTGGAGGCGTCGGGGCTCACACCGAGCACGTCGTAGAAATCCTCGCTCATTCGTTGTCCACCGATAGTCGGTTGAGCCACTTCAAACGAACGAAGGCTGTGAACGGGACGCGAGTGGCGAGCGACGGCACACTCGAGAGGGGGATCGGGGACCGCTCGAGTCCGACCGGACTACGGTGACGCGTTTCGCGTTCGTGCAGTTAGCGACGACGGCGATCCGAACGGCGAACGGGATCGCCGTCGCGGGCGTCGGTTACTCCTCGTCGTCCTCGTCGAAGTCGACGTCCTCGAAGTCGGCGTCGACGTACTCCTCGTCGTCCTCGGCACCGGCGGCGCCGGCGCCTGCACCGGCACCGGCACCGGCACCCGGACCGGGGTTCGGGCCGCCGCCCATACCGCCCATGCCGCCGGGGCCGGCACCCGCAGCGCCGCCCGCGGCACCGCCAGCAGCGCCGCCGGCGCCCGCTGCGCCCTCGGCCTGCTGGTAGACCTGCTTGCCGATCTCCTGGAGTTCCTGGCTCAGTTCCTCGGTCGCCGTCTCGATCTCCTCGGCGTCGGCCTCGTCGTCGTCGATCGTCTCCTCGAGGTCTTCGATGGCCGCCTCGATCGTCTCGCGAAGGTCGTCGTCGACCTGCTCGTCGTTCTCCTCCAAGAGTTTCTCGGCGCGCTGGATCGTCGCCTCGGCCGTGTTGCGGGCCTCGATGCGCTCGCGGCGCTTCTGGTCCTCCTCGGCGTGCTCTTCGGCCTCCTGCTGCAGGCGCTCGATCTCGTCGTCCGAGAGGCCGGCACCGCCCTCGATGGTGATCTCCTCGCTCTCGCCGGAGCCTTTGTCCTCGGCGGAGACGTTGACGATCCCGTTCTCGTCGATCGAGAACGTGACCTCGATCTGGGGCGTCCCGGCGGGCGCCGGCGGGATGCCGGTCAGGTGGAACTCGCCGAGCAGTTCGTTCTCCTCGGCGATCTCGCGTTCACCCTGGAAGACCCGGACCTGGACGGTGGTCTGGTTGTCCGCCGCAGTGGTGAAGATCTTGGATTCCTCGGTCGGGATCGTCGTGTTCTTCTCGATCAGACGCTCGAAGAGTCCGCCCTTGACCTCGATACCGAGCGAGAGCGGGGTGACGTCGAGCAGGACGATGTCGTCGACCTCGCCGCCGAGGACGCCGCCCTGGATCGCCGCGCCCAGCGCGACGGCCTCGTCGGGGTTGACGTTCTTCTGGGGCTGCTGCCCGGTGAGTTCCTCGACCTTCTCCTCGACCTGAGGCATCCGGGTCGAACCGCCGACGAGCAGCACCTCGTCGATGTCGCTCTTCTCGTAGCCTGCGTCCTCGAGGGCCTGTTCGGTCGGTTCGACGGTCCGCTCGATGAGGTCCTCGGTCAGTGACTCGAACTTCGCGCGGGTGAGCGACTTCTCGAGGTGGATGGGGCCGTCGTCCGTCGCGGTGATGAACGGCAGGTTGATCTCGGTCTCCTTGCGCGAGGAGAGTTCGATCTTGGCCTCCTCGGCGGCGTCTTTCAGCCGCTGGAGGGCCTGGCGGTCCTCGCGGAGGTCGATCCCGTGTTCGTCCTCGAACTCCTCGGCGAGCCAGTCGATGATCGCCTGGTCCCAGTCGTCGCCGCCGAGGTCGTTGTCACCGTTCGTGGCGACGACCTCGTAGACGCCGCCGCCGAGATCGAGGATGGAGACGTCGAAGGTGCCACCCCCGAGGTCGTAGACGAGCACGGTCTGGTCGGACTCGTCGTCGAGCCCGTAGGCCATCGACGCGGCGGTGGGCTCGTTGACGATGCGCTCGACCTCGAAGCCGGCGATCTCGCCGGCGTCCTTGGTCGCCTGGCGCTGGCGGTCCGAGAAGTAGGCGGGGACCGTGATGACGGCCTTCTCGACCTCGTCGCCGAGGTACTCCTCGGCGTCGCGTTTGATCTTCTGGAGGATCATCGCCGAGATCTCTTCGGGCGTGTACTCCTCACCCTCGATCTCGACGGTGTAGTCGTCCTCCCCCATGTGGCGCTTGATCGACTGGATCGTGCGCTCGGGGTTCTGGACGGCCTGGTTCTTCGCCGGCTTCCCGACGAGTCGTTCGTCGTCCTCGGTGAAGGCGACGACGGAAGGGGTCGTTCGTTCGCCTTCCGCGTTGGCGATGATCTCCGGATCGCCGCCTTCCATCACCGCGAACGCGCTGTTCGTCGTCCCGAGGTCGATACCGAGAATCTTGTTGCTCGCCATTATGGAGTGGATTGTGCGCACTTTGGTTTAAACGTTACTAGCTCGAGTCAGGTCGCGAATAAAAGCGCAGCGGGCGGTACGATCGGGGTCGAACGTGAGGTCGGAACGAATCGAGTCGCTTCGAGATGGGTTGCTCGATCGAACCCAAACGCGCTCCGACCGGATAAGAAGAAACAGCCTTACTCGTCAGCCTCGGCGTCCCCAGCGACCTCGCCGCCGAGTTCGATCGCTTCGTCGTCCTCGTCCTCGCCGTCGTTTTCGTCGCCAGCGTCGTCCGACTCCGCCTCTCCCTCACTGTCGTCGGAGCCATCGGGGGTCCCGTCCGCGTCCTCGCCGCTGTCGGCTTCGTCGGCGGCAGACTGGGCCTCCGCGTTCGCGTCCGCGTTCTCATCCGCGTCCTCGTCGGCTTCGGCCTCCGCACCGTCTTCGTCCTCCGCTTGTTCTCCGTTCGAAACGGTCACCTGCGCGTGCTGGATGACCTTGTCGCCCATCTCGTAGCCCGGCGTGTAGACGTCGGCGACCGTCCCCTCGGGCCGGTCGCTGTCGACTTTCATCATCACTTCGTGACGCTGCGGGTCGACCTCGTCGCCCGGTTCGGGGTCGACCTCCGTGACGTTCTCGTCCTCGAGGATGCGGTCGAACTCCCGGAGGGTCATCTCGACGCCGTCGCGCAGGCTCTCGGCGTCGCCGCTCTCCTCCTCGAGGGCGCGCTTGAGGTTGTCCCGGACGTCGACGAGCCGTTCGACCAGGTCCTCGGTCGCGCGGTCTTTGATCTGCTGTTGGCGCTTCTTGGCCCGCTTCTTGTAATTCTGGAAGTCGGCCTGCTTGCGCTTGAGGCGACTCTTCAGGTCCTCGATCTCCTCCTCGTACTCCTCGAGTTGCTCGTCGCGCTCCTCGATCGCCCGCTCGCGGGCCTCGAGTTCCTCCTGGAGGGTCCCGATCGTCTCGGCCTGGGACTCGACGCGCTCGGAGAGGTCCTCGAGTTCCTCGCGCTGGTGGGAAACGGTGCCAGAGAGGTCCCGCGCCTGGTCGACGATCGAGTTGACCTTGTGGGCGAGTTCGTCGTCGTACTCGGTGACGCGGTCGAGGATCCGCTGGACGTCGGCGCTGGTTTCCGGGACGTGGTCGTCCTCGGGTCCGGGTTCGGATTCGGATTCGGAGTCCGAATCGGAGTCGAAGTCGGACTCCACCTCCGCCTCGGCTGACTCCGACGCCGGGGCCGACTCGTCGCTCGCGTCTTCCGTTTCGTCGCCCGCGCCGTCGTCGGTCGTCGATTCCCCGTCTGCGGTGTCGGGTTCGGTTTCGGGCTCCGTTTCGGTTCCGGCAGTCGACCGTTCGTCGACAGTCGTCTCGCCGTCGTCGGATTCCTCCTCTGACGGGACACCCTGGGCCGAATGGTTCGTGCCCTCGTCTTCGCTCATGTTCGGGTCAACGAACAGCGGTAATAAAAGGGTTGAGGTCACCGCTCGTGCGGGGCGACTCACTGCGAGCAGTATCCGAGCAGTATCAGTTCCCGTAACACGTTTGCCGGCCGCCGAACCGGCTCGAAAGCCCAAACCCCCGATCGAAGCCGTGGGTCCGCGAGTACTCCCGCCGGTTCGAAAACGGCGGCTACCGACCGGGAACTTCGACCACGACGTCGCCGCGAGCCGAGACCGTGACGGGACAGTCCAGGTAGGAAAACGTCACCTCGAGCCGGGAATCCCGGTCCCGGGGTGGCGAACGTACGAGCGTTTCCAGGGCTTCGGTGTCGACGCTCTCGAACAGCGGCGGCATCTCGAGGGGATCGCGGTCGACGACGGTCGCGACGGTTTCGACGACGGCAACGACGACCGAATCGTCGCTCGCGTCGAATCGGTCGTGGACGACCTCGGTGACGTCGTTCCCTGCGGGGCTGTGGTCGGACGACTGGGTTGGGTTGGAATCGGATCGAGTCAGGTTATCACTCATTAGCGGTCCCTACGCCTGACGTCGCCGTAAGGCTGGACGCTGACTAGTCAGCGTGCCGTCTCGCCCGACTTTTCGTACAGTTGTCGGAAGACGCTCCGCTGGGCCTTGCGGAGGTGCTGGTTGAACGTCTGTCTGGTCACGCCGAACCGCTCCGAGAGTTCGTCGCCGGTACTGGTCCGGGGGGTATCGAAGTAGCCGCTGAAGTACGCGGCCTCGAGGGCGGCGAACTGCCGGTCGGTGAGTTCGTCGACGACGACGTCGTACAGCAGATGCGGCGAGTAGACGAGGTCCTCGGAGACCAGTTCGACCTCGGGGTGGAACGTTCGGATTCCCTCGGCGGCCAGCCGGTGATCGACGTCACCCGGCAGGTTCCCCAGAAAGCGGACCTCGTCGTGAGCGATGGCGATGGCGAGGGGGTGGCCGCCGAGTTCCTGAAACACCTCCGATACCGTCGCGGACTCGGCGCGGGCCTCGACCCGGCTGTAGCCGTCGGCCGTGCTGAGCAGGCGAACGTCGACGTAGTGTGGCACCTCCTCGACGGCGGTGACGAACGCGCCCGCGGAGAGGTCCGCCGTCCCCATGTACTGGACGGTCGCCCCGTCGGGCATCGAGACGACCGATTCGACCTCGATCCGCCACTCGCCACGGTCGACCCGCAGGGAGGGCGGCACCGCCGAGCGGTCCGTCCGGAACTCGACCCGGCGCACGTGGTCGCTCGTCAATCGCTCCTCGCGGCGTTTCAGCGCGGTCACGTCCTCGAACGAGACGACGACGTACTCGACGACGCCCTCGTTCGTCACCGGCGCGGAGTTCGACGTCAGCCACCGTTCCGACCCGTCCGGCCGCTCGAGCCAGTGCTCGAACCCGAAGACGGGTT of the Halobiforma lacisalsi AJ5 genome contains:
- a CDS encoding helix-turn-helix domain-containing protein, which translates into the protein MTDETDPDAAATDFGSETVSGEAGSDCDDARTLPDDLARRAFDVGPISTVIVDSDGCIVFANARAVETLGLSRAEITSRRYGETDWDIYDDDGAPISRAEHPVTHVIETGEPVFGFEHWLERPDGSERWLTSNSAPVTNEGVVEYVVVSFEDVTALKRREERLTSDHVRRVEFRTDRSAVPPSLRVDRGEWRIEVESVVSMPDGATVQYMGTADLSAGAFVTAVEEVPHYVDVRLLSTADGYSRVEARAESATVSEVFQELGGHPLAIAIAHDEVRFLGNLPGDVDHRLAAEGIRTFHPEVELVSEDLVYSPHLLYDVVVDELTDRQFAALEAAYFSGYFDTPRTSTGDELSERFGVTRQTFNQHLRKAQRSVFRQLYEKSGETAR
- the grpE gene encoding nucleotide exchange factor GrpE, which produces MSEDEGTNHSAQGVPSEEESDDGETTVDERSTAGTETEPETEPDTADGESTTDDGAGDETEDASDESAPASESAEAEVESDFDSDSDSESESEPGPEDDHVPETSADVQRILDRVTEYDDELAHKVNSIVDQARDLSGTVSHQREELEDLSERVESQAETIGTLQEELEARERAIEERDEQLEEYEEEIEDLKSRLKRKQADFQNYKKRAKKRQQQIKDRATEDLVERLVDVRDNLKRALEEESGDAESLRDGVEMTLREFDRILEDENVTEVDPEPGDEVDPQRHEVMMKVDSDRPEGTVADVYTPGYEMGDKVIQHAQVTVSNGEQAEDEDGAEAEADEDADENADANAEAQSAADEADSGEDADGTPDGSDDSEGEAESDDAGDENDGEDEDDEAIELGGEVAGDAEADE
- a CDS encoding mechanosensitive ion channel family protein; its protein translation is MVRIQPAQQVQVPEWLQEPVAELLTFLPRIVGALVILFVGWIVGRLVARLVRGIADGIELDRMVLETPLGRILGGTERAISKAFGKLGKWLVYGLAVLAAANALAIPTLSEWISTAVAYLPALIAGLLVIVLGFILADFIGDVIERTRAATETAYTSWFADGARMFLYFTAIVIGLDTMGIDVGILYVFARALAWGLAAAVAIGAGVAFGWGGKDYVAENIDRWMGRASIAGSGESGTGTGGRQSTSESPGPDREPGPGPGSGAEDD
- a CDS encoding HalOD1 output domain-containing protein — protein: MSDNLTRSDSNPTQSSDHSPAGNDVTEVVHDRFDASDDSVVVAVVETVATVVDRDPLEMPPLFESVDTEALETLVRSPPRDRDSRLEVTFSYLDCPVTVSARGDVVVEVPGR
- the dnaJ gene encoding molecular chaperone DnaJ: MSEDFYDVLGVSPDASTEEIKKAYREKATEYHPDVSDDPDAEEKFKKIQKAKKVLTDEEKRKAYDRMGHDRYEQAEKHGFDAGEGGAGGMGGDPFGGMGGGGMGGGLGDIFEQVFGGGAGRGRRRQRKGQDLRTELEIDLEEAFEGVEKQFTIERPEACDACNGEGHPPDADSRTCPECQGRGQKRQVQQTPLGRVQQTTTCRRCEGEGTIYSETCSECRGEGYVRNETTLTVEVPAGIQDGQTLRMEREGAPSPDGGPKGDLLIDVSIREHEEFEREGDDLRYRLPISFPQATFGDTVEVPTLDGAAEFEIPAGTQSGETFRLEGKGMPRLRGRGQGDLYVQVQVVTPESLNEEQREALEAFAEAGGDEIEVNEGFFEKIKRAF
- the dnaK gene encoding molecular chaperone DnaK, with product MASNKILGIDLGTTNSAFAVMEGGDPEIIANAEGERTTPSVVAFTEDDERLVGKPAKNQAVQNPERTIQSIKRHMGEDDYTVEIEGEEYTPEEISAMILQKIKRDAEEYLGDEVEKAVITVPAYFSDRQRQATKDAGEIAGFEVERIVNEPTAASMAYGLDDESDQTVLVYDLGGGTFDVSILDLGGGVYEVVATNGDNDLGGDDWDQAIIDWLAEEFEDEHGIDLREDRQALQRLKDAAEEAKIELSSRKETEINLPFITATDDGPIHLEKSLTRAKFESLTEDLIERTVEPTEQALEDAGYEKSDIDEVLLVGGSTRMPQVEEKVEELTGQQPQKNVNPDEAVALGAAIQGGVLGGEVDDIVLLDVTPLSLGIEVKGGLFERLIEKNTTIPTEESKIFTTAADNQTTVQVRVFQGEREIAEENELLGEFHLTGIPPAPAGTPQIEVTFSIDENGIVNVSAEDKGSGESEEITIEGGAGLSDDEIERLQQEAEEHAEEDQKRRERIEARNTAEATIQRAEKLLEENDEQVDDDLRETIEAAIEDLEETIDDDEADAEEIETATEELSQELQEIGKQVYQQAEGAAGAGGAAGGAAGGAAGAGPGGMGGMGGGPNPGPGAGAGAGAGAGAAGAEDDEEYVDADFEDVDFDEDDEE